A genomic region of Candidatus Pseudomonas phytovorans contains the following coding sequences:
- a CDS encoding FAD/NAD(P)-binding oxidoreductase: MPALLSPANIDHHKVVIVGAGAAGIATASSLISRDPSLDVALIDPADVHYYQPGWTMVGAGVFKAPSTARTMASTIPRGVRWLKARVQGFDPLGQLVILEDGRTISYEQLVVCPGLTLDWAAIEGLSETLGRNGVTSNYRYDLAPYTWELVQKLKQGRALFSQPPMPIKCAGAPQKALYLSCDHWLRNGHLGSVKASFFNAGAVLFGVADYVPALMRYIEKYAVDLNFAHRLVAVDGPNRRATFVRTLADGSSETRIEPFDMLHVVPPQVAPGFIRESPLADNAGWVDVDPHTLRHRKYTNIHALGDVANTSNAKTAAAARKQAPVVANNVLVALGRLPVLAQYDGYGSCPLTVERGKIVLAEFTYGGKLAPSFPNWLLDGRKPTRLAWLLKAQALPPLYWQGMLKGREWLARPQLVAEDGL; the protein is encoded by the coding sequence ATGCCTGCCTTGTTGTCCCCTGCCAATATCGACCACCACAAGGTGGTCATCGTCGGTGCCGGTGCCGCTGGCATCGCCACTGCCTCCAGCCTGATCAGCCGTGACCCGTCGCTGGACGTTGCCTTGATCGATCCCGCCGACGTGCATTACTACCAACCCGGCTGGACCATGGTCGGTGCCGGTGTGTTCAAGGCACCGAGCACCGCCCGCACCATGGCCTCGACCATCCCGCGCGGTGTGCGCTGGCTCAAGGCCCGGGTGCAGGGTTTTGACCCTCTGGGCCAGTTGGTCATCCTCGAAGACGGCCGCACCATCAGCTATGAACAGCTGGTAGTGTGCCCGGGTCTCACGCTGGACTGGGCGGCCATCGAAGGGCTCAGCGAAACCCTGGGCCGCAATGGTGTCACCTCCAACTACCGCTACGACCTGGCACCCTACACCTGGGAGCTGGTTCAGAAGCTCAAGCAAGGCCGTGCCTTGTTCAGCCAGCCGCCCATGCCGATCAAATGTGCGGGCGCGCCGCAGAAGGCGCTGTACCTGTCTTGCGACCATTGGCTGCGCAACGGCCATCTGGGGTCGGTGAAAGCCAGCTTCTTCAATGCCGGCGCAGTTTTGTTCGGTGTGGCGGACTACGTGCCCGCGTTGATGAGGTACATCGAAAAATACGCTGTCGACCTCAATTTTGCCCACCGGTTGGTAGCCGTGGACGGCCCGAACAGGCGCGCCACCTTTGTGCGCACCCTGGCCGATGGCAGCAGCGAAACACGCATCGAGCCTTTCGACATGCTCCACGTGGTACCGCCACAGGTAGCGCCTGGTTTTATTCGCGAGAGCCCGTTGGCCGATAATGCCGGCTGGGTGGATGTCGACCCGCATACCCTGCGCCATCGCAAGTACACCAACATCCATGCCCTGGGTGACGTGGCCAATACCAGTAATGCCAAAACCGCCGCAGCTGCCCGTAAGCAGGCGCCGGTAGTGGCGAACAACGTGCTGGTGGCACTGGGCCGCCTCCCTGTCCTCGCCCAGTACGATGGCTACGGTTCCTGCCCGCTGACTGTCGAGCGGGGCAAGATCGTCCTGGCCGAGTTCACGTATGGCGGCAAGCTGGCACCGAGCTTTCCCAACTGGTTGCTGGATGGCCGTAAACCGACGCGTCTGGCCTGGTTGCTGAAGGCCCAGGCGCTACCGCCGTTGTACTGGCAAGGGATGCTCAAGGGCCGCGAGTGGCTGGCGCGCCCGCAACTGGTGGCCGAGGATGGTCTGTGA
- a CDS encoding MFS transporter, which yields MSDYIQEQGAAASSSSRREERKIIFASSLGTVFEWYDFFLYGALAAVISKQFFAGVNDTTAFIFALMAFAAGFLVRPFGALVFGRLGDMIGRKYTFLVTIVLMGLSTFAVGLLPTYASIGIAAPIILVILRMLQGLALGGEYGGAATYVAEHAPQGKRGFYTGFIQSTATLGLLLSLLVVLGSRYISGDQFETWGWRLPFLLSIVLLAISTWIRMSMHESPAFVKMKAQGKVSKSPIRESFTSWPNLKVVLTALFSINAGQAVTFYTAQFYVLFFMTQMLKMDPAQANTLLIISVVIGAPFFVFFGWLSDRIGRKPILMLGLLLATVLYFPLFKALSHYANPQIDAASRQAPIVVTADPQNCTFQFDPVGKARFDSPCDKVKTFLVKQGLPYSSVSVAGSDVVVNIGEKAINGFDEAAMRTAVEQAGYPAKADPGQVNQVMVVVLIVAMILIATMTYGPLAALMVELFPTRIRYTSMSLPYHIGNGWFGGFLPTVSFALVVYTGDIFYGLWYPVLVTGISLVVGIFCLKETKDVDLDKV from the coding sequence ATGTCGGATTACATCCAAGAGCAGGGTGCGGCGGCCAGCAGCTCCAGCCGGCGTGAAGAACGCAAGATCATTTTCGCGTCATCCCTCGGGACGGTTTTCGAGTGGTATGACTTTTTTCTCTATGGCGCGCTGGCAGCGGTCATCAGCAAGCAGTTCTTCGCCGGGGTGAACGACACCACCGCCTTCATTTTCGCGCTCATGGCCTTCGCCGCCGGCTTTCTGGTGCGGCCGTTCGGTGCATTGGTGTTCGGCCGACTTGGCGACATGATCGGGCGCAAGTACACCTTCCTGGTCACGATCGTGTTGATGGGCCTGTCCACCTTCGCCGTGGGGCTTTTGCCCACATATGCCAGCATCGGCATTGCCGCACCGATCATCCTGGTGATCCTGCGCATGCTGCAGGGGCTGGCGCTGGGTGGTGAATACGGCGGTGCCGCCACCTATGTGGCCGAACATGCGCCCCAGGGCAAACGGGGCTTCTACACCGGCTTTATCCAGTCCACCGCTACCCTTGGTCTGTTGCTGTCGCTGCTGGTAGTGCTGGGCAGCCGCTACATTAGCGGTGACCAGTTCGAAACCTGGGGCTGGCGCCTGCCATTCCTGTTGTCGATCGTGCTGTTGGCTATCTCCACCTGGATCCGCATGAGCATGCACGAGTCGCCAGCCTTCGTGAAAATGAAGGCCCAGGGCAAGGTCAGCAAGTCGCCGATCCGTGAGTCGTTCACCTCCTGGCCAAACCTGAAGGTGGTGCTCACCGCCTTGTTCAGCATCAACGCGGGGCAAGCCGTGACCTTCTATACGGCGCAATTCTACGTGTTGTTCTTCATGACCCAGATGCTGAAGATGGACCCGGCCCAGGCCAACACCCTGTTGATTATCAGCGTGGTGATCGGTGCGCCGTTTTTCGTGTTCTTCGGCTGGCTGTCGGACCGTATTGGCCGCAAGCCGATCCTGATGCTCGGCCTGCTGCTGGCCACGGTGCTGTACTTCCCGCTGTTCAAAGCGCTGAGCCACTACGCCAACCCTCAGATCGACGCTGCCAGTCGGCAGGCGCCGATCGTGGTCACGGCCGACCCACAAAACTGCACCTTCCAGTTCGACCCGGTGGGCAAGGCACGTTTTGACAGCCCGTGCGACAAGGTCAAGACGTTCCTGGTCAAGCAGGGCCTGCCGTACAGCTCGGTAAGCGTGGCCGGCAGCGATGTGGTGGTCAACATCGGTGAGAAGGCTATCAATGGCTTCGACGAAGCGGCCATGCGCACCGCTGTTGAGCAGGCTGGCTACCCGGCCAAGGCCGACCCGGGGCAGGTAAACCAGGTGATGGTGGTGGTGTTGATCGTGGCGATGATCCTGATTGCGACCATGACCTATGGCCCGCTGGCAGCCTTGATGGTTGAACTGTTCCCGACCCGTATCCGCTACACCTCGATGTCCCTGCCCTACCACATTGGTAATGGCTGGTTCGGCGGCTTCCTGCCAACGGTGTCGTTCGCGCTGGTGGTGTATACCGGGGATATCTTCTACGGGCTGTGGTACCCGGTGCTGGTAACCGGCATCAGCTTGGTGGTGGGGATTTTCTGCCTTAAAGAAACCAAGGATGTGGATCTCGACAAGGTCTGA
- a CDS encoding MBL fold metallo-hydrolase produces the protein MIIGNNLHVDAFYDKATSTISYLVMDRETRQCALIDSVLDYDPKSGRTCSASADRLIDRVAELNASVRWVLETHVHADHLSAAAYLKEKLGGHTAIGAHITQVQKVFGALFNAEPGFARDGSQFDVLLEDEEGFRIGNLHARALHTPGHTPACMSFMIEDAGEIAVFVGDTLFMPDYGTARCDFPGADARTLYRSIRRLLAFPDQTRLFMCHDYLPGGRDMQFFTTVAEQRAKNIHIHQGVDEDSFVAMREARDKTLDMPVLILPSVQVNMRSGQFPAPEANGVSYLKIPLSKL, from the coding sequence ATGATCATCGGCAACAACCTTCACGTGGACGCCTTTTACGACAAGGCAACCTCGACCATCAGCTACCTGGTCATGGACCGTGAAACCCGGCAATGCGCATTGATCGACAGCGTGCTGGATTACGACCCCAAGTCCGGGCGCACCTGCAGCGCGTCGGCAGATCGCCTGATCGATCGCGTGGCTGAGTTGAATGCCAGCGTGCGGTGGGTGCTGGAAACCCATGTACACGCCGACCACCTTTCAGCAGCTGCCTATCTGAAGGAAAAGCTGGGCGGCCACACCGCGATCGGCGCGCACATCACCCAGGTGCAGAAAGTATTCGGTGCCTTGTTCAATGCCGAGCCTGGCTTCGCCCGTGATGGCAGCCAGTTCGATGTGCTGCTCGAAGATGAGGAAGGTTTCCGTATCGGCAACCTGCACGCCCGTGCGCTGCACACGCCGGGGCACACCCCCGCGTGCATGAGTTTCATGATCGAAGACGCCGGCGAGATCGCGGTATTTGTGGGTGACACCCTGTTCATGCCCGACTACGGTACTGCCCGCTGCGACTTCCCGGGGGCCGATGCCCGTACCCTGTACCGCTCGATCCGTCGTCTGCTGGCTTTCCCCGACCAGACCCGCCTGTTCATGTGCCACGACTACCTGCCAGGTGGTCGCGACATGCAGTTCTTCACCACCGTGGCTGAGCAGCGCGCCAAGAACATTCACATACACCAGGGCGTCGACGAGGACAGTTTCGTCGCCATGCGTGAAGCCCGCGACAAGACCCTCGACATGCCTGTGCTGATCTTGCCTTCGGTGCAGGTGAACATGCGCAGCGGTCAGTTTCCCGCGCCGGAAGCAAACGGTGTCAGCTACCTGAAAATTCCGTTGAGCAAGCTGTAA
- a CDS encoding RcnB family protein: MKKTLTVICAALMLSAPLASFAQPGPPDRHDGGPSHQGNQSQGKPQQQGRHDNGRGPAYRDPNFRPQQGMPVPHQQWQRGHAVDPHYRGDRYWVTDWKARHLYAPPRDHRWLYVNGDYVLVAIASGVIVNILSGY, encoded by the coding sequence ATGAAGAAAACCCTAACCGTGATCTGCGCCGCGCTCATGCTCAGCGCACCGTTGGCCAGCTTCGCGCAGCCGGGCCCACCCGATCGACATGATGGCGGCCCATCGCACCAAGGCAACCAGTCACAGGGTAAACCGCAGCAACAAGGCCGACATGACAATGGCCGCGGCCCCGCTTACCGTGACCCGAATTTCCGTCCACAGCAAGGCATGCCTGTACCGCACCAGCAGTGGCAGCGCGGTCATGCCGTTGACCCGCATTACCGTGGTGACCGTTACTGGGTAACCGACTGGAAAGCGCGCCACCTCTATGCGCCACCGCGCGACCACCGCTGGTTGTACGTGAACGGCGACTACGTATTGGTGGCGATCGCCAGTGGTGTGATCGTGAACATTCTTAGCGGTTATTGA
- a CDS encoding GMC family oxidoreductase N-terminal domain-containing protein → MPSADSVFDYVVVGAGPAGCLLANRLSADPACRVLLLEAGGRDNYPWIHIPVGYLYCIGNPRTDWCFKTEAQPGLGGRALGYPRGKVLGGCSSINGMIYMRGQAADYDRWAEQGNDGWAWKDVLPLFKASENHFAGASDHHGSEGEWRVERQRYSWPILDAFRDAAEQSGIGKVDDFNTGDNQGCGYFQVNQRSGVRWNASKAFLRPIKDRANLTVLTGVQVDQVLLNNTRARAVRAFWQGAWHEFATRREIILCAGAVGSPGILQRSGIGPRQLLESLGIAVRHDMPGVGGNLQDHLQLRLIYQIRNTRTLNQMANSVWGKMGMGLRYLYDRSGPLAMAPSQLGAFVRSSPEQATPNLQYHVQPLSLERFGEPLHPFPAFTASVCNLRPASRGRIDIRSADMNSTPLIDPNYLSDPQDLRVAADAIRLTRRIVQAPALAAFEPREYLPGSALQTEQDLFDAAGKIGTTIFHPVGTCRMGSGAMDVVDNQLRVHGIPGLRVADASIMPQITSGNTCSPTLMIAEKAAQLILKGAATQTYLNEDAIPTP, encoded by the coding sequence ATGCCATCAGCCGATTCTGTCTTCGATTACGTGGTCGTAGGGGCCGGCCCCGCCGGATGCCTGCTGGCCAATCGTTTGTCCGCCGACCCTGCCTGCCGCGTGCTGCTGCTGGAAGCGGGTGGCCGCGACAACTATCCCTGGATTCACATTCCGGTCGGCTACCTCTATTGCATCGGCAACCCGCGCACCGACTGGTGCTTCAAGACCGAGGCACAACCAGGCCTGGGCGGTCGCGCGCTGGGTTATCCACGGGGCAAGGTGCTCGGGGGCTGTTCCTCGATCAACGGCATGATCTACATGCGTGGCCAGGCGGCCGACTATGACCGCTGGGCCGAGCAAGGCAACGACGGCTGGGCCTGGAAAGATGTGCTGCCGTTGTTCAAGGCCAGCGAAAACCATTTCGCTGGCGCCAGCGACCACCACGGCAGCGAAGGCGAATGGCGGGTCGAGCGCCAGCGCTACAGCTGGCCGATCCTTGATGCTTTCCGCGATGCCGCCGAGCAAAGCGGTATCGGCAAGGTCGACGACTTCAACACCGGCGACAACCAGGGCTGTGGATACTTTCAGGTCAACCAGCGCAGCGGTGTGCGCTGGAACGCCTCCAAAGCCTTCCTGCGGCCAATAAAGGACCGCGCCAATCTCACCGTGCTGACCGGCGTTCAGGTTGACCAGGTCCTGCTCAACAACACCCGGGCGCGGGCCGTGAGAGCATTTTGGCAAGGCGCCTGGCACGAGTTTGCGACGCGTCGCGAGATCATCCTCTGCGCTGGCGCTGTTGGCTCACCCGGTATTCTGCAGCGCTCCGGCATTGGCCCACGGCAGTTGCTGGAAAGCCTGGGTATCGCTGTACGCCACGATATGCCGGGCGTGGGTGGCAACCTTCAGGACCATCTGCAACTGCGCCTGATCTACCAGATCCGTAACACCCGCACCTTGAACCAGATGGCCAACAGCGTTTGGGGCAAGATGGGCATGGGCTTGCGCTACCTCTATGACCGCAGCGGCCCGCTGGCCATGGCGCCGAGCCAGCTGGGCGCGTTCGTGCGCTCGAGCCCCGAGCAGGCTACCCCCAATCTGCAATATCACGTTCAGCCGCTGTCACTGGAGCGCTTCGGTGAGCCGTTGCACCCGTTCCCGGCCTTTACCGCCTCAGTGTGCAACCTGCGCCCGGCTAGCCGTGGGCGTATTGATATCCGCAGCGCAGACATGAACAGCACGCCACTGATCGACCCCAACTATCTCAGCGACCCCCAGGACTTGCGCGTGGCTGCCGATGCCATCCGCCTCACCCGACGCATTGTCCAGGCCCCTGCCCTCGCAGCGTTCGAGCCCAGGGAATACCTGCCGGGCTCTGCCCTGCAAACCGAGCAGGATCTGTTCGACGCCGCCGGCAAGATCGGCACCACCATTTTTCATCCTGTCGGTACCTGCCGGATGGGCAGCGGTGCCATGGACGTTGTGGATAACCAGTTGCGCGTACATGGCATCCCCGGCCTGCGTGTGGCCGACGCTTCGATCATGCCGCAGATCACCTCCGGCAATACCTGTTCACCCACCCTGATGATCGCCGAGAAGGCGGCGCAACTGATCCTCAAAGGAGCTGCTACCCAAACCTACTTGAACGAAGACGCGATACCGACCCCCTGA
- a CDS encoding LysR family transcriptional regulator — protein MFDWNDLRFFLELQRSGRLLTAAKRLNTTHSTVARHIESIEQSLGTALFVQHAQGYELTPSGQALLKHAEAMENVALLAQEEITQAITPLGKIRLGVTEGIGIMFFTPRMNALFERYPGLEVELVAVPRFVSILNREAEISIHLERPNADLLITRKLTDYRLALYASQDYLDRAPPLHNREDLARHNWIGYVDDLLFSQELLFLNSFCRAPNVVFRSTSVIAQQAAARAGLGIAVLPNYMARHDPTLVRVLPGETIQRSYWICTRRELHKSVRLRVVWDYLLALCASEQDDLLAQ, from the coding sequence ATGTTCGACTGGAACGATCTGCGGTTTTTCCTCGAGTTGCAGCGCAGCGGCCGGCTGCTTACCGCCGCCAAGCGTCTCAACACAACCCACAGCACCGTGGCCCGGCATATCGAGAGCATCGAGCAAAGCCTGGGCACCGCGCTGTTCGTGCAGCATGCGCAGGGTTACGAGCTGACCCCCTCGGGCCAGGCCTTGCTCAAGCATGCCGAAGCCATGGAAAACGTCGCGCTGTTGGCGCAGGAAGAAATTACCCAGGCCATCACCCCATTGGGCAAGATCCGCCTGGGGGTGACCGAAGGCATCGGCATCATGTTCTTCACCCCGCGCATGAATGCGCTGTTCGAGCGCTACCCGGGCCTGGAGGTGGAACTGGTGGCGGTGCCGCGCTTTGTCAGCATCCTGAACCGTGAAGCGGAAATCAGCATTCATCTGGAACGGCCCAACGCCGACCTGTTGATAACCCGCAAGCTCACCGACTACCGCCTGGCGCTATACGCAAGCCAGGACTACCTGGACCGCGCGCCGCCACTGCACAACCGCGAAGACCTGGCCCGGCACAACTGGATCGGCTACGTCGATGACCTGCTGTTCAGCCAGGAACTGCTGTTTCTCAACAGCTTCTGCCGGGCACCCAATGTCGTGTTTCGTAGCACCAGCGTAATTGCCCAGCAAGCGGCCGCCCGCGCCGGGCTGGGCATCGCTGTCTTGCCCAACTACATGGCTCGCCATGACCCGACGCTGGTGCGCGTACTGCCCGGCGAGACCATTCAGCGCAGCTACTGGATCTGCACCCGCCGCGAGTTGCACAAGTCGGTACGCCTGCGAGTAGTGTGGGACTACCTGCTGGCGCTGTGTGCATCGGAACAGGACGATCTGCTAGCCCAATAG
- a CDS encoding sigma-54-dependent Fis family transcriptional regulator — MPEAHPLILALVSYLEHDALPAIVLDTNYNILAANAAYRRQFGHDDQAPLGEKCHKVSHHYAVPCDQAGEHCPLRKAWDSKVPERVLHVHHTPRGPEHVDVELRPILDEQGSVVAFVERLTTITLASAQPQEQGLVGRAPAFKAALASLQRAAPAQIPVLLQGESGSGKELFARAVHMGSPRANGPLVVVDCTGLTESLFESELFGYEKGAFTGANQRKIGLAEAAHGGTLFLDEIGEVPLAMQVKLLRLIESGSFRPVGSLRTVHSDFRLVSATHKPLKQMVADGTFREDLYYRISGFPIRLPALRERVEDLPLLAQSLLQRMAGKPTPRLSDDALQQLGLHPFPGNIRELRNILERARLFADDGVIRPEHLPEDIGPASVEMSGRRRNDLGELALALEQFKGSRSELALHLGMSERTLYRRLKALGLN; from the coding sequence ATGCCTGAAGCCCATCCCCTCATCCTAGCTCTGGTTTCCTACCTTGAGCACGACGCCCTGCCGGCCATCGTGCTGGACACCAACTACAACATCCTGGCCGCCAATGCCGCCTATCGCCGCCAGTTCGGCCACGATGATCAGGCGCCGCTGGGGGAGAAGTGCCACAAGGTCTCGCACCACTACGCCGTACCGTGCGACCAGGCCGGTGAGCATTGCCCGCTGCGCAAGGCTTGGGACAGCAAGGTACCCGAGCGAGTGCTGCATGTTCATCACACACCGCGCGGCCCTGAGCATGTGGATGTAGAACTGCGCCCGATTCTGGACGAGCAGGGTAGCGTGGTGGCCTTTGTCGAACGCCTGACCACTATCACCCTCGCCTCAGCGCAACCTCAGGAGCAGGGCCTGGTCGGCCGCGCGCCAGCCTTCAAGGCGGCCTTGGCCAGCCTGCAGCGTGCGGCGCCAGCGCAGATACCGGTGCTGTTGCAGGGTGAATCGGGCAGCGGTAAAGAACTGTTCGCCCGTGCGGTGCACATGGGCAGCCCCAGAGCCAACGGCCCGCTGGTGGTGGTCGACTGCACGGGCTTGACAGAGTCGTTGTTCGAAAGCGAGCTGTTCGGTTATGAGAAAGGTGCTTTCACGGGTGCCAACCAACGCAAGATCGGCCTGGCTGAGGCGGCGCACGGAGGCACTCTGTTCCTCGACGAAATCGGCGAGGTGCCATTGGCGATGCAGGTGAAGCTGCTACGCCTGATCGAGTCCGGTAGCTTTCGCCCGGTAGGCAGCCTGCGCACGGTACATTCGGATTTTCGCCTGGTATCGGCCACCCACAAGCCGCTCAAACAGATGGTTGCCGATGGCACCTTCCGTGAAGACCTGTACTACCGCATCAGTGGTTTCCCGATTCGCCTCCCCGCATTGCGCGAGAGGGTGGAAGACCTGCCGCTGCTCGCGCAGAGCCTGCTGCAGCGCATGGCCGGCAAGCCAACGCCCAGGCTGAGTGACGATGCCTTGCAGCAACTTGGGTTGCACCCGTTTCCGGGCAACATCCGCGAGCTGCGCAATATTCTGGAGCGGGCGCGATTGTTTGCTGATGACGGGGTCATTCGGCCGGAGCATTTGCCTGAAGACATCGGGCCAGCGTCAGTGGAGATGTCAGGTCGACGGCGCAATGACCTAGGGGAGCTGGCGCTGGCCCTTGAACAGTTCAAGGGCTCGCGCAGTGAGCTTGCGCTTCATTTAGGAATGAGCGAACGCACGCTGTATCGCCGCTTGAAGGCGCTCGGCCTGAACTAG
- a CDS encoding lysophospholipid acyltransferase family protein, whose protein sequence is MVQATMSILQAIRIFLFYLLLGTSSLLWCSLSFFIAPFLSFPKRYRFINVYWCRCALFLVRTILGIDYKVTGAENVPKEPCVILSNHQSTWETFFLSQYFSPLSQVLKRELLYVPFFGWAMAMLRPIAINRDNPKEALRHVASKGDELLKQKTWVLIFPEGTRVPFGTVGKFSRGGTALAVNAGLPVLPIAHNAGKFWPKTGWGKRAGTIEVVIGEPMYANGTGPRAIAELNDRAAAWNEATQRALGSLPPADEKTQQQMA, encoded by the coding sequence ATGGTACAAGCCACTATGTCGATCCTGCAGGCGATCAGAATCTTTCTTTTTTACCTGCTGCTGGGCACCAGTTCGCTGCTGTGGTGCTCGCTGAGCTTCTTCATCGCGCCGTTCCTGTCGTTCCCCAAGCGCTACAGGTTCATCAACGTGTACTGGTGTCGCTGCGCGCTGTTCCTGGTGCGCACCATTCTCGGCATCGACTACAAGGTCACCGGCGCCGAGAACGTGCCGAAAGAACCCTGCGTGATCCTGTCCAACCACCAGAGCACCTGGGAAACCTTCTTCCTGTCGCAGTACTTTTCGCCGCTGAGCCAGGTGCTCAAGCGTGAGCTGCTGTACGTGCCGTTCTTCGGCTGGGCCATGGCCATGCTGCGGCCTATCGCGATCAACCGCGATAACCCCAAGGAAGCGTTGCGCCACGTGGCGAGCAAAGGCGACGAACTGCTCAAGCAAAAGACTTGGGTGCTGATCTTCCCCGAGGGCACCCGCGTGCCGTTCGGCACCGTGGGCAAGTTCTCCCGCGGCGGTACCGCACTGGCCGTAAATGCCGGGCTGCCGGTGCTGCCGATTGCCCACAATGCCGGCAAGTTCTGGCCGAAGACCGGTTGGGGCAAGCGTGCCGGTACCATCGAGGTGGTGATTGGCGAGCCGATGTACGCCAATGGCACCGGGCCACGCGCCATTGCCGAACTCAACGACCGCGCAGCGGCGTGGAACGAGGCGACCCAACGGGCCCTGGGTTCGCTGCCGCCAGCAGATGAAAAGACCCAACAGCAGATGGCCTGA
- a CDS encoding sulfite exporter TauE/SafE family protein: MIEHQLLGAGLGAIIGAVLALTGAGGGILAVPLLVFGLGLSMVEAAPVGLLAVGLAAAVGAVLGLRQGLVRYRAALFIALIGVAAAPFGLMLAHRLPNTPLQLVFAGVLVYACLRIWRKAARELRGEANDAHRYIEPCVLNPLQGRLRWTLPCARALAFTGALSGLLSGLLGVGGGFVIIPALNRYTNLRMASIVCTSLAVIALVSTGSVVTASLAGVMHWQVGAPFAVGAVLGLLLARPLAARLAGPRLQQMFAVAGWAAALLLAGKALLG, from the coding sequence GTGATCGAACATCAATTGTTGGGGGCGGGCCTGGGCGCGATCATAGGCGCTGTTTTGGCGTTGACCGGCGCAGGCGGAGGCATACTTGCAGTGCCTTTGCTGGTGTTCGGCCTGGGGTTGTCGATGGTCGAGGCAGCACCGGTCGGCCTGTTGGCCGTAGGCTTGGCCGCGGCGGTTGGCGCAGTGCTGGGTTTGCGCCAGGGGCTGGTACGTTATCGGGCGGCGCTGTTTATTGCTCTTATCGGCGTAGCTGCAGCGCCGTTCGGGTTGATGCTGGCGCACCGCTTGCCCAATACACCCTTGCAGTTGGTGTTTGCCGGGGTGCTGGTGTACGCCTGCCTGCGTATCTGGCGCAAGGCTGCCAGAGAACTGCGCGGTGAGGCCAATGACGCCCATCGTTACATCGAACCGTGTGTACTCAACCCGTTGCAAGGCCGCTTGCGCTGGACGCTGCCATGCGCCCGTGCCTTGGCATTCACCGGTGCCTTGTCCGGGTTGCTGTCAGGTCTGCTTGGGGTTGGCGGTGGTTTTGTCATCATCCCGGCCCTGAACCGCTATACCAACCTGCGCATGGCCAGCATTGTTTGCACTTCGCTGGCAGTGATCGCCCTGGTGTCCACCGGCAGTGTGGTCACCGCCAGCCTGGCGGGTGTCATGCATTGGCAGGTTGGAGCCCCGTTTGCCGTCGGTGCTGTGCTCGGCCTGCTGCTGGCGCGGCCGCTGGCAGCCAGGCTGGCTGGGCCACGCTTGCAGCAGATGTTTGCAGTGGCTGGTTGGGCGGCGGCCCTGCTGCTGGCTGGCAAGGCACTATTGGGCTAG